The following coding sequences lie in one Mercenaria mercenaria strain notata chromosome 5, MADL_Memer_1, whole genome shotgun sequence genomic window:
- the LOC123558558 gene encoding hepatic leukemia factor-like isoform X2, which yields MSNFGYAGHGFSLKALLEDPNLQTAPTINNGVGNVKKQGKTGSYMPIGNQNASSAFLGSNLWDKPGGDDGSAFDLEYMDLDEFLSENGIPVNLEENDEAETISLLASALAKTPPQSPQHESTPLCITPESPVRDICITEKVKETSSLGGYLPDSPVNRQSMSPLSLSPVASPRGKEPQSAIERYLMDDNFGVKLPPKVTVVTLDEAIGGKRSLSPVKRKSSCLAYEDTQMASIPGQENFDPTSRKFSEEELKPQPIIKKSKKIFVDEHSKDDRYWQRRKKNNIAAKRSRDARRVKENQIAMRASFLEQQHDNLSEELEKVKRENEELRKRLSKYEKV from the exons ATGTCGAATTTTGGATACGCTGGACATGGATTTTCATTGAAGGCACTACTTGAAGACCCAAACTTACAGACAGCACCAACTATAAACAATG GAGTTGGAAATGTCAAGAAACAAGGCAAGACTGGAAGTTATATGCCCATTGGCAATCAAAATGCAAGTTCTGCATTCCTGGGCTCCAACTTGTGGGATAAGCCAGGAGGAGATGATGGGTCAGCATTTGACCTTGAGTACATGGACTTGGATGAGTTTTTGTCCGAGAATGGGATTCCAGTAAATCTTGAAGAGAATGACGAGGCGGAG ACAATAAGCTTGCTGGCAAGCGCTCTCGCCAAGACGCCCCCACAGTCGCCACAGCATGAATCAACTCCACTCTGCATCACGCCAGAAAGCCCAGTCCGAGATATATGCATCACAGAGAAAGTTAAGGAAACATCGAGCCTGGGTGGTTATTTGCCGGATAGTCCGGTCAACAGACAGTCCATGTCACCACTCTCATTGAGTCCAGTAGCCTCCCCGAGAGGAAAGGAGCCACAGTCTGCTATTGAAAGAT ATCTCATGGATGACAATTTTGGTGTGAAACTACCACCAAAAGTTACAGTAGTGACATTGGATGAGGCCATTGGTGGCAAACGATCCTTGAGCCCTGTCAAACGCAAGTCTTCTTGTCTTGCCTACGAGGATACTCAGATGGCTTCAATCCCAG GACAGGAAAATTTTGACCCTACAAGCAGAAAATTCTCAGAAGAGGAACTGAAACCTCAGCCAATCATAAAAAAGTCAAAGAAG ATATTTGTTGATGAACATAGCAAAGATGACAGATATTGGCAGAGACGAAAGAAGAACAACATTGCTGCGAAACGTTCTCGAGATGCAAGACGGGTGAAGGAAAATCAGATAGCCATGAGAGCCTCATTTCTTGAGCAGCAACATGACAATCTTTCGGAAGAACTCGAAAAAGTGAAACGGGAGAACGAAGAACTAAGGAAGAGGTTATCGAAGTACGAAAAAGTGTAG
- the LOC123558558 gene encoding hepatic leukemia factor-like isoform X1, with product MSNFGYAGHGFSLKALLEDPNLQTAPTINNGVGNVKKQGKTGSYMPIGNQNASSAFLGSNLWDKPGGDDGSAFDLEYMDLDEFLSENGIPVNLEENDEAETISLLASALAKTPPQSPQHESTPLCITPESPVRDICITEKVKETSSLGGYLPDSPVNRQSMSPLSLSPVASPRGKEPQSAIERYLMDDNFGVKLPPKVTVVTLDEAIGGKRSLSPVKRKSSCLAYEDTQMASIPVYMQNKHSIHPSEYASQSMDVWEASDISSHSSNAGDDYDVDIVSSVPGQENFDPTSRKFSEEELKPQPIIKKSKKIFVDEHSKDDRYWQRRKKNNIAAKRSRDARRVKENQIAMRASFLEQQHDNLSEELEKVKRENEELRKRLSKYEKV from the exons ATGTCGAATTTTGGATACGCTGGACATGGATTTTCATTGAAGGCACTACTTGAAGACCCAAACTTACAGACAGCACCAACTATAAACAATG GAGTTGGAAATGTCAAGAAACAAGGCAAGACTGGAAGTTATATGCCCATTGGCAATCAAAATGCAAGTTCTGCATTCCTGGGCTCCAACTTGTGGGATAAGCCAGGAGGAGATGATGGGTCAGCATTTGACCTTGAGTACATGGACTTGGATGAGTTTTTGTCCGAGAATGGGATTCCAGTAAATCTTGAAGAGAATGACGAGGCGGAG ACAATAAGCTTGCTGGCAAGCGCTCTCGCCAAGACGCCCCCACAGTCGCCACAGCATGAATCAACTCCACTCTGCATCACGCCAGAAAGCCCAGTCCGAGATATATGCATCACAGAGAAAGTTAAGGAAACATCGAGCCTGGGTGGTTATTTGCCGGATAGTCCGGTCAACAGACAGTCCATGTCACCACTCTCATTGAGTCCAGTAGCCTCCCCGAGAGGAAAGGAGCCACAGTCTGCTATTGAAAGAT ATCTCATGGATGACAATTTTGGTGTGAAACTACCACCAAAAGTTACAGTAGTGACATTGGATGAGGCCATTGGTGGCAAACGATCCTTGAGCCCTGTCAAACGCAAGTCTTCTTGTCTTGCCTACGAGGATACTCAGATGGCTTCAATCCCAG TATACATGCAGAACAAGCATTCGATTCATCCCTCTGAATACGCTTCACAGTCTATGGACGTTTGGGAAGCGTCAGACATATCTAGTCATTCTAGTAATGCAGGCGATGACTATGATGTTGACATAGTGAGCTCAGTTCCAG GACAGGAAAATTTTGACCCTACAAGCAGAAAATTCTCAGAAGAGGAACTGAAACCTCAGCCAATCATAAAAAAGTCAAAGAAG ATATTTGTTGATGAACATAGCAAAGATGACAGATATTGGCAGAGACGAAAGAAGAACAACATTGCTGCGAAACGTTCTCGAGATGCAAGACGGGTGAAGGAAAATCAGATAGCCATGAGAGCCTCATTTCTTGAGCAGCAACATGACAATCTTTCGGAAGAACTCGAAAAAGTGAAACGGGAGAACGAAGAACTAAGGAAGAGGTTATCGAAGTACGAAAAAGTGTAG